The following DNA comes from Seriola aureovittata isolate HTS-2021-v1 ecotype China chromosome 15, ASM2101889v1, whole genome shotgun sequence.
ATAAGAATCTAAATACATTTACCTCCGTCTAATAGTTTTATCCATGTGATTTGCAGAGACAAATATGTGGGCAAGTAAAAACTTGATATTAGTAGTAAATTTCATGTTGAATATATTTGTTGTatggttttttaaaaatagttttacaTAATTCTATGTTTTTGTTATCTTTACTGGTTGATTAGATGGAATTCATTTAAGATGGAATAAAATGAATCTTCATAGTTACAGTTACAGACTTAGTCTTTCCAAATTTAGAATGATGGCACTGCAGGCCAGAATCACAGAAATTCAGATTGATTGTTCGTGGcaaacagttttcagttttcctaTTGTTCACACCTGACTATTGTTTTTAGTGATGTCAAAAAGTTTGCAgagttgaggaaaaaaaaaaaccacactatttgcagcagcagcattctTACCtcaatctccctctctctcagcttcAGAGAGGCTGCCAGCTCCTCACTCTTCTCCAGTAAAGCCTGTCCCAGCTCTGCAGCCAGTATCAAATCTGTCTCTATCCCTCCTCCGCTGTCATTGCTACCAGGACATGGTGCAGATGATGGGAGAGCAAaggagagagacactgaggaagatgaggacAGTGGGAAGAAGGAGTCCTCCAGGCTGGGGGAAGGAAGGCTGCTTTTCCTGGCGGTGAACATTGTTTTTGCAGGTTTGTAGGAGTCAGCTGGAAAACATCATTCCAGGTGTTGTaatccacactcacacaggtggCAGATGGACAGCTTTCTgtccttttctgtttcttgaTGGTCTGGTCTGGAGTGGTTGAATGAATCAATTCTGTAATCCAATATGTCCCTGCCAAACTTGTTCTTCACTGTGTTGCTAATGGTCCTGATGCTGGTATCATTCAAACCCTGTCTTCTCTTTTCACAGAAAATTCTGTGGGGGAGAAATACACcttcagtgacacagaaaaCCACCACAAACAGATTTATTAACCGTAACTGTGGAATTCAGGACATGTATGATGACGTGTGAAAATCAGACAAGTTGTTTTCTAGTAATCTAATCTCACATGGCCTTTAAGGAGGTCTTTTGTCTGACAGGCACTTTTGTTACTCTGACCGAAATACCAGCGCCACTGTTAGCTTTGTTCTGCTCCCCTCCCTAAATTCCAAAGACATTGTGCTCTATTATTTCCAACAAATCCAACAAAGTCTTGACTGTTCCCAGAACAGTCTCTAAAGTAATCAATTTTCACTACAATGCTTGTCCACCTGTCTTAAAACAAGTCCAAAATGAGACTTGATAAGATGTTCCTACCACATATTGTTAATTTACAATCACTGCAGGATTATTTCTATATAAATTCTGTCTAGGTAAACTAGTCTCCCCAGCCATTTCTGCCTTTAAGCGTCATGTCACCATCTATCTTTTCACCTGTTACAGTAAAACCTGTTGCTATCATGAAACCATGCTGTCATCCCACTTAAAATCATTCAAAAGCAAAATAATGAACTCATTCAAACATGACCATGACTTTTTGATTATGAGAACTGAGAGAATCTGTTTTAATTCATGTTCTACCTGATTCTGAGGGAACAAAAATGAAGTCTGTCTTACCTGACAGTTCCCAGCCAACTCGCACGAAGCAGGTAAAGTCTTCCTgtttggtcagtgtgtgtgtatgcgtgtgtgtgtgtgtgtgtgtgtgtgtgtgtgtgtgtgtggtgtgtgtgtgtgtgtgtgtgtgtgtgtgtgtgtgtttgggtgtgtttgCACAAGAGAGGCTCAGCTGGTTTCCTTGGCAgtggaaacatacagtatgtaaatacaGCCAGTGGCTCCACCTCCTGAGTTAAAAAGTTAAAGGAAGCAAACAGAGGGAGGAATACACAGGGAAAATGGGAACAGTGGTGTGTCTGCAGTGAGAGTCATTGCtctgacatctagtggctgaATAAAGTAAgggaaaacatacagtatattaactCTGAGGAATGTGTTGTTGCAAAGTCGAACACTCTGTTTGAGCGGGGGTGAAACAGggtgacagatggagagagggggatgCCAGGAGACAAACCAGAGTCTGTCTAATctgaccctcctcctcctcattcccCATCCTGTTTACCTGCATGAAAGTTTTGAAAggagctctgtgtgtgcgtgcgtgtgtgtgtgtgtgattgtgtgtgtgtgtgtgtgtgtgtgtgtgtgtgtgtttgcatgtgtgtgtatgcgtgcgtgcgtgtgtgtgtgtctgcgtgtgtgtgtgtgtgcgtgtgtgtgtgtgtgtgtgtgtgtgtgtgtgtgtgtgtgtgtgtgtgtgtgaggtaggGGGTAGGGAGAGTAGAAAAGGGGGCTGCTGTCATTAGGCTTCCTCCTCTGatacagcagacagacaaaagggGACCAAAAAGCCCACAAGACGctcacagaaacataaaataagacCTTTGGATCAGTAAGTGTGTTCACATACAGACATGCCATGCAAACTCTGGCTCGCTCTTTCAGTGTGGCTTCTCCTGCCAACCTCTGAAGCTGGAAGGCAGATGCCTAAACTTGCTGGCAAGAAACTCTGCGCTGACTCCGAATGCAGCCGTAAGTAGGACACTCACAAATTTCCCTACTGCCTATGACTGTTGTGCCTAGTAGTTCACTATGTTGTAATCATGTTATACAACTGTTGGTAAATTTGAACAGCTAATACTCATGCAGAATGTTTCAATTTGCATAgcaatatgacaaatatttgcaaAAGTCCTCTCTATGATGCCTTCTGTCCTTCCCCAACTCACATCTCCTTTATTCCTTCTCAGACCCTATCTTGATAGCTCGTGCAGTGCAGGACTACTACCCTGGAGACTGCAGGTTCATCCCCATCAGACAGGGGCAGCTCGTCTATGTCTATGCAATgctgaaagacagagggaaCCTCTTCTGGGCTGGCAGTGTGAGTAAAACACACATGTTTATGGGATAATATGTATTGCTAACGGTGATGAAGACGTGACATATCCGTATGCAGCAGTAACATTCACCTCGGCAAGTCATGCTGTCAACAACTTTCATCTGTATCATCTGTTTGCAGGTACAAGACTCGTATTACGGACAACAGGAGGCTCGCATCGGCCACTTCCCCAGCAGCGTAGTGGAGGAGATGCATCCTCTCATGCCAGCTAGCACTGAAGTCACAACTACTGTAGgtgaacacgcacacacacacacacacacacaca
Coding sequences within:
- the mia gene encoding melanoma-derived growth regulatory protein; this encodes MPCKLWLALSVWLLLPTSEAGRQMPKLAGKKLCADSECSHPILIARAVQDYYPGDCRFIPIRQGQLVYVYAMLKDRGNLFWAGSVQDSYYGQQEARIGHFPSSVVEEMHPLMPASTEVTTTKWDFYCY